One window from the genome of Drosophila albomicans strain 15112-1751.03 chromosome 2L, ASM965048v2, whole genome shotgun sequence encodes:
- the LOC117565572 gene encoding apolipoprotein D isoform X2, with protein sequence MQHQSLSTSIGLLMFVAFSTVFAQVPFPGQCPEVKIMDTFDLDAYMGIWYEHSKYPFAFEIGKKCIYASYENVDNSTVSVVNAAINRFTGNPTNVTGTAKVLAPAQLAVTFSKNRLYLFVIFIAFCVCLPSF encoded by the exons ATGCAACATCAATCGCTTAG TACTTCAATTGGGCTGCTCATGTTTGTGGCTTTCAGCACAGTCTTTGCTCAAGTGCCATTTCCCGGTCAATGTCCAGAGGTTAAGATAATGGACACTTTTGATTTGGATGCG taTATGGGAATCTGGTACGAACATTCAAAGTATCCGTTTGCTTTTGAGATTGgcaaaaaatgcatttacgCCAGCTACGAGAATGTCGATAACTCCACAGTGTCTGTAGTGAATGCAGCCATCAATAGATT CACTGGAAATCCAACCAATGTGACAGGAACTGCAAAAGTTTTGGCACCCGCCCAACTGGCTGTGACTTTTTCTAAGAATC GTCTGTATCTTTTTGTGATATTCATTgccttttgtgtttgtttgccttcATTTTAG
- the LOC117565572 gene encoding apolipoprotein D isoform X1 encodes MQHQSLSTSIGLLMFVAFSTVFAQVPFPGQCPEVKIMDTFDLDAYMGIWYEHSKYPFAFEIGKKCIYASYENVDNSTVSVVNAAINRFTGNPTNVTGTAKVLAPAQLAVTFSKNQVANKANYLVLGTDYESYAVVYSCTALTPLAHLKLVWILTREREPTTATINDAHKILDDNKISQTVLINTLQKNCPQLEGNATDAALLQLDENAFDGNALNEAIERA; translated from the exons ATGCAACATCAATCGCTTAG TACTTCAATTGGGCTGCTCATGTTTGTGGCTTTCAGCACAGTCTTTGCTCAAGTGCCATTTCCCGGTCAATGTCCAGAGGTTAAGATAATGGACACTTTTGATTTGGATGCG taTATGGGAATCTGGTACGAACATTCAAAGTATCCGTTTGCTTTTGAGATTGgcaaaaaatgcatttacgCCAGCTACGAGAATGTCGATAACTCCACAGTGTCTGTAGTGAATGCAGCCATCAATAGATT CACTGGAAATCCAACCAATGTGACAGGAACTGCAAAAGTTTTGGCACCCGCCCAACTGGCTGTGACTTTTTCTAAGAATC AGGTGGCCAACAAAGCAAACTATCTGGTGCTGGGCACCGACTACGAATCGTACGCAGTTGTCTACAGTTGCACCGCCCTCACTCCGTTGGCCCATTTGA AGCTCGTCTGGATATTGACCAGGGAACGTGAACCGACAACGGCGACCATCAATGACGCCCACAAGATACTCGATGACAATAAGATTAGCCAAACGGTGCTGATCAATACGTTGCAGAAGAACTGCCCCCAACTGGAGGGGAATGCCACAGATGCCGCATTGCTGCAGCTGGATGAGAATGCATTTGACGGCAACGCGTTGAACGAGGCCATTGAGAGGGCATGA